In the Phaeobacter gallaeciensis genome, one interval contains:
- the recF gene encoding DNA replication/repair protein RecF (All proteins in this family for which functions are known are DNA-binding proteins that assist the filamentation of RecA onto DNA for the initiation of recombination or recombinational repair.), producing MLALTELTMSHFRSHLRAELHLDGRPVALFGPNGAGKTNILEAVSLFSPGRGLRRASAAEMTRRPEALGWKLKATLQAPTQSYEVETWSEGGNARQVRIDNKASNQIALGQICRVVWLIPAMDRLWIEAAEGRRRFLDRIVLSFDPSHAEATLAYEKAMRERNRLLKDQNRDPAWYRVLETQMAETGHRISAARIAAVSLLQEAQAAAETAFPVAELELIQTEGAMPASAEDLREALAESRFRDLAAGRTLVGPHRTDLIGTYAAKGVPARDCSTGEQKALLVSLILANARALAGREGAPPIVLLDEVAAHLDAARRAALYDEICALGAQAWMTGTEAELFAEMGGRAQMLEITEGAGGSKVEVRS from the coding sequence GTGCTTGCCCTGACAGAGTTGACCATGTCTCACTTCCGCTCGCATTTGCGGGCGGAACTGCATTTGGATGGGCGGCCCGTGGCGCTGTTCGGGCCAAATGGGGCGGGTAAGACCAATATCCTTGAGGCAGTATCGCTGTTTTCCCCGGGCCGCGGCCTGCGCCGCGCCAGCGCTGCGGAAATGACCCGCCGCCCAGAGGCGCTGGGGTGGAAATTGAAGGCGACTCTGCAGGCCCCCACACAGTCCTACGAGGTGGAAACCTGGTCCGAAGGCGGCAACGCCCGGCAGGTCAGGATCGACAACAAGGCCTCCAACCAGATCGCACTGGGGCAGATCTGCCGCGTGGTCTGGCTGATCCCTGCGATGGACCGCCTGTGGATCGAAGCCGCCGAGGGCCGTCGCCGGTTTCTGGATCGCATCGTGCTCAGCTTTGACCCCTCCCATGCCGAGGCGACGCTGGCCTACGAAAAGGCGATGCGCGAACGCAACCGCCTGCTGAAAGATCAGAACCGCGATCCGGCCTGGTACCGGGTGCTGGAAACGCAGATGGCTGAAACGGGCCACCGCATCAGCGCCGCGCGGATTGCGGCGGTGTCGCTGCTGCAAGAGGCGCAGGCGGCCGCCGAAACCGCCTTTCCCGTGGCTGAACTGGAGTTGATCCAGACCGAAGGCGCCATGCCCGCAAGCGCAGAGGACCTGCGCGAGGCGCTGGCCGAAAGCCGGTTCCGTGATCTGGCGGCGGGGCGCACGCTGGTAGGCCCCCATCGCACCGATCTGATCGGGACCTATGCGGCCAAGGGCGTACCGGCCCGCGATTGCTCCACCGGAGAGCAGAAGGCGCTGCTGGTGTCGCTGATTCTCGCCAATGCCCGTGCGCTTGCTGGGCGCGAAGGGGCGCCGCCGATCGTGTTGTTGGACGAGGTCGCAGCGCATCTGGACGCGGCCCGCCGCGCCGCGCTTTATGATGAGATCTGTGCGCTGGGGGCGCAGGCCTGGATGACAGGGACCGAGGCAGAGCTGTTTGCAGAAATGGGTGGTCGCGCCCAGATGCTGGAAATCACCGAGGGCGCAGGCGGATCAAAGGTAGAGGTGCGGTCATGA
- a CDS encoding NAD(P)H-dependent oxidoreductase — protein sequence MSTKKIIVLNGHPGETSLSKSLCDTYAASAKAKGHTVRYHDISAMQFDMDYGQGGYKNPKPLEPDLEAFLADLEWADHVVVATPLWWGAIPAKLKGVFDRALLPGRTFDTRNPNMMGVPAPMLTGKTARVLLTSDTPPLLLRLIYSNAIKKIISRQILGFVGVKPTRFSSFAPATDAKGKKVEGWLQKVAGLGAKAA from the coding sequence ATGTCCACCAAGAAAATCATCGTCCTGAATGGTCACCCCGGTGAAACCTCGCTGTCGAAATCGCTGTGCGATACCTATGCCGCCTCGGCCAAGGCCAAGGGTCACACGGTGCGCTATCACGATATCTCTGCTATGCAGTTCGACATGGATTACGGGCAGGGCGGTTATAAGAACCCCAAGCCGCTGGAGCCGGATCTGGAAGCCTTCCTTGCAGATCTGGAGTGGGCCGATCACGTGGTGGTGGCAACGCCGCTGTGGTGGGGTGCGATCCCGGCCAAGCTGAAAGGCGTCTTTGATCGCGCGCTACTTCCGGGTCGGACGTTTGACACGCGCAACCCCAACATGATGGGAGTTCCGGCACCGATGCTGACCGGCAAGACCGCCCGGGTGCTGCTGACATCGGACACGCCCCCACTGCTGCTGAGGCTGATTTACAGCAATGCGATCAAGAAAATCATCAGCCGCCAGATCCTTGGCTTTGTCGGTGTGAAGCCGACCCGGTTCTCCTCCTTTGCGCCTGCCACGGATGCCAAGGGCAAGAAGGTCGAGGGGTGGCTGCAAAAAGTCGCCGGTCTGGGGGCAAAAGCCGCTTGA
- the gyrB gene encoding DNA topoisomerase (ATP-hydrolyzing) subunit B — protein sequence MSGNEHAPAEYGADSIKVLKGLEAVRKRPGMYIGDTDDGSGLHHMVYEVVDNGIDEALAGHADAVTVKIHADSSVSVSDNGRGIPVDIHAEEGVSAAEVIMTQLHAGGKFDSNSYKVSGGLHGVGVSVVNALSDWLELRIWRNGKEHIARFERGDTAKHLEVVGDCGDRTGTEVRFLASTDTFSNLEYSFETLEKRLRELAFLNSGVRIILIDERPAERLETELFYEGGVKEFVKYLDRSKSPVMDAPIYIVGEKDDIGVEVAMWWNDSYHETVLPFTNNIPQRDGGTHVAGFRGALTRTINNYAQSSGIAKKEKVSFTGDDAREGLTCVLSVKVPDPKFSSQTKDKLVSSEVRPVVESLVNEKLAEWFEENPTQAKEIVGKIIEAALAREAARKARELTRRKTAMDVNFLAGKLKDCSEKDPSKTEVFLVEGDSAGGSAQTGRDRQTQAILPLRGKILNVERARFDRMLGSQEIGNLVMALGTGIGRDEFDISKLRYHKIVIMTDADVDGAHIRTLLLTFFYRQMPELIEGGYLYIAQPPLYKVARGKSEVYLKDQAALDDYLIHQGVEGAVLKLGSGEEIVGQDLARVVDEARQLRRVIDAFPTHYPRHILEQAAVAGAFVPGAVDADLQGVADRVAKRLDLIALEYEKGWQGRITQDHGIRLARILRGVEEVRTLDGPMLRSGEARKTGSFTQSLQEIYGQTATLVRKERSQLIHGPLELLKAILEEGEKGLSLQRYKGLGEMNPDQLWETTLDPDARTLLQVRVDDMVEADDLFTKLMGDVVEPRREFIQKNALSVENLDF from the coding sequence ATGTCCGGAAACGAGCACGCCCCCGCCGAATACGGTGCGGATTCCATCAAAGTTCTCAAAGGCTTGGAGGCGGTTCGCAAACGCCCCGGCATGTATATCGGGGACACCGACGATGGATCGGGCCTGCACCATATGGTGTATGAGGTCGTCGACAATGGCATCGACGAGGCACTGGCGGGCCACGCGGACGCCGTGACGGTGAAAATTCACGCCGATTCCAGTGTTTCTGTCAGCGACAACGGTCGCGGCATTCCGGTGGATATCCACGCCGAAGAAGGCGTCTCGGCGGCCGAGGTCATCATGACTCAGCTGCACGCGGGCGGCAAATTCGATAGCAACTCCTACAAGGTCTCTGGCGGTCTGCACGGCGTGGGTGTTTCGGTTGTGAACGCCCTGTCCGACTGGCTGGAGCTGCGCATCTGGCGCAATGGCAAGGAGCACATCGCGCGGTTCGAGCGCGGCGACACGGCCAAGCACCTTGAGGTCGTGGGCGACTGCGGTGACCGTACCGGCACCGAGGTCCGCTTCCTGGCGTCGACCGACACGTTCTCGAACCTCGAATACTCCTTTGAAACGCTGGAAAAGCGTCTGCGGGAACTTGCCTTCCTCAACTCTGGTGTGCGGATCATCCTGATCGATGAACGCCCGGCCGAGCGGCTTGAGACTGAGCTGTTCTACGAAGGCGGTGTGAAGGAATTCGTCAAGTATCTCGACCGGTCGAAAAGCCCGGTCATGGATGCCCCGATCTATATCGTGGGTGAAAAGGACGACATCGGCGTCGAAGTGGCGATGTGGTGGAACGACAGCTACCATGAAACCGTGCTGCCCTTTACAAACAACATTCCCCAGCGCGATGGCGGTACCCATGTGGCGGGCTTCCGCGGTGCGCTGACGCGGACCATCAACAACTACGCGCAATCTTCCGGGATCGCCAAGAAGGAGAAGGTCTCTTTCACCGGTGACGACGCCCGCGAAGGTCTGACCTGTGTGTTGTCGGTCAAGGTGCCGGATCCCAAGTTCTCCTCTCAGACCAAAGACAAACTGGTCTCCTCCGAGGTTCGCCCGGTGGTGGAAAGTCTGGTGAACGAGAAACTGGCCGAGTGGTTCGAGGAAAACCCGACCCAGGCCAAGGAAATCGTCGGCAAGATCATCGAAGCCGCCCTGGCCCGCGAAGCCGCCCGCAAGGCGCGCGAGCTGACCCGGCGCAAGACGGCAATGGATGTGAACTTCCTCGCCGGCAAGCTGAAGGACTGTTCCGAGAAAGACCCCTCGAAAACCGAAGTCTTCCTCGTCGAGGGTGACTCCGCCGGGGGTTCTGCTCAGACGGGTCGTGACCGCCAGACGCAGGCAATCCTGCCCCTGCGCGGTAAGATTCTGAACGTGGAGCGCGCGCGCTTCGACCGGATGCTGGGAAGCCAGGAAATCGGCAACCTTGTGATGGCGCTGGGCACCGGTATTGGCCGGGATGAGTTCGACATCTCCAAACTGCGCTACCACAAGATCGTCATCATGACCGATGCGGACGTGGACGGCGCCCATATCCGGACGCTTCTGTTGACCTTCTTCTATCGCCAGATGCCCGAGCTGATCGAGGGCGGCTATCTCTATATCGCCCAGCCGCCGCTTTATAAGGTGGCCCGTGGCAAATCCGAGGTCTACCTGAAGGATCAGGCGGCGCTGGATGATTACCTGATCCATCAGGGCGTTGAAGGCGCGGTTCTGAAGCTGGGATCGGGCGAGGAAATCGTCGGGCAGGATCTGGCCCGCGTGGTGGATGAGGCGCGTCAGCTGCGTCGTGTCATCGATGCCTTCCCGACCCATTACCCCCGCCATATTCTGGAGCAGGCCGCCGTTGCAGGTGCGTTTGTTCCCGGCGCGGTGGATGCCGACCTGCAGGGCGTTGCCGACAGGGTTGCCAAGCGGCTCGACCTGATTGCACTGGAGTATGAAAAGGGCTGGCAGGGCCGCATCACCCAGGATCACGGTATCCGTCTGGCCCGCATCCTGCGCGGCGTTGAGGAGGTCCGCACGCTGGATGGTCCGATGCTGCGTTCGGGTGAGGCGCGCAAGACCGGCAGCTTTACCCAAAGCTTGCAGGAGATCTACGGCCAGACCGCGACGCTGGTACGCAAAGAGCGCAGCCAGCTGATCCACGGTCCGCTGGAGCTGTTGAAGGCGATTCTGGAAGAGGGTGAAAAAGGCCTGTCGCTGCAGCGCTACAAGGGGCTGGGCGAGATGAACCCGGATCAGCTGTGGGAAACCACGCTGGACCCGGACGCCCGCACCCTGTTGCAGGTGCGCGTGGACGACATGGTCGAGGCCGACGATCTGTTCACCAAGCTGATGGGGGATGTGGTCGAACCGCGCCGCGAATTCATCCAGAAAAACGCGCTGAGCGTGGAAAACCTGGATTTCTGA
- a CDS encoding GAF domain-containing protein: MINCSAELLHRPEEAANIKLGKVSIPSLFRDLPEAVIVADENRRIVWANNAALSMFGHTIDQMVGHSTTILYPTEEGYLSAGAAHFNPSGSAEQHNYESNYLRSNGKTFLGETTGGPIRDSRGVVLGYFGITRDISKPRAFDELLARLYRVSSDQELETNEKIREILKMGCAHFQTDSALVSWVHGEDYTVLYSYSQIAEIERGSRFKIADCCCARAMEANGPIACSSAQEVGDAPHPCYSLFVLETYIGVPLVVDGERFGTVNFTSSEPRTPFESSDLELIKMFAAWIAQQLSIEKATNQLIEIG; encoded by the coding sequence ATGATCAATTGCTCAGCCGAGCTGCTGCACCGTCCAGAGGAAGCGGCCAATATTAAACTTGGAAAAGTATCGATCCCCAGCCTGTTCCGCGACCTGCCCGAAGCCGTCATCGTAGCGGATGAAAACCGCCGCATCGTCTGGGCCAACAATGCCGCGTTAAGCATGTTTGGCCACACCATCGATCAGATGGTCGGCCACAGCACCACCATTCTTTACCCCACTGAAGAAGGCTACCTGTCCGCAGGCGCGGCACATTTCAATCCATCCGGATCCGCAGAGCAACATAATTACGAAAGCAACTATTTGCGATCAAATGGAAAAACCTTTTTAGGCGAAACAACAGGCGGCCCAATTCGCGATTCCCGTGGCGTCGTTTTGGGGTATTTCGGTATTACCCGCGACATTTCAAAACCGCGCGCTTTTGACGAATTGCTCGCTAGGCTCTATCGGGTTTCTTCGGATCAAGAGCTTGAGACCAATGAAAAGATCCGTGAAATTCTCAAAATGGGCTGCGCCCATTTTCAAACGGATTCGGCTTTAGTTAGCTGGGTTCACGGCGAAGACTACACCGTGCTCTACAGCTATTCCCAGATCGCGGAAATCGAACGCGGCAGCCGGTTCAAGATCGCCGATTGCTGCTGCGCACGCGCGATGGAGGCCAATGGCCCGATTGCCTGCAGCTCAGCTCAAGAGGTCGGAGACGCACCCCACCCCTGTTACAGTCTGTTTGTTCTTGAAACCTATATCGGGGTACCGTTGGTGGTCGATGGCGAACGGTTCGGCACGGTCAACTTCACCTCATCAGAACCGCGCACGCCCTTTGAGAGCAGCGATCTGGAGCTGATCAAGATGTTTGCGGCCTGGATTGCCCAGCAGCTGAGCATCGAAAAGGCGACAAACCAGTTGATCGAAATCGGCTGA
- a CDS encoding TetR/AcrR family transcriptional regulator has translation MPRQPQKRRLETRAKLLEVTAELVATEGYSGLKVEDVVNRAGVAKGTLFSHFRDKDGLLAVLIGAEVMRHLDQMEEKGAPDSREALLEHIAPLLEYVAGDRVIFDLLLRYSGSTGTETDEVVTEGFYRQIAIWGGWIAQLQQAGLVRDDYPAQFLAEGIQAFLNQVIAIWFCMSSPNEQTPLDALRPFLEAWLAPQA, from the coding sequence ATGCCGCGACAGCCCCAGAAACGCCGACTAGAAACCCGTGCCAAACTGCTGGAGGTCACAGCCGAGCTTGTTGCGACCGAAGGTTACAGCGGTCTCAAGGTTGAAGACGTTGTAAACCGCGCAGGCGTGGCCAAGGGCACGCTGTTTTCCCACTTCCGAGACAAGGACGGACTGCTCGCGGTGCTGATCGGGGCCGAGGTGATGCGCCATCTTGACCAGATGGAGGAAAAGGGGGCGCCAGACAGCCGCGAGGCCCTGCTGGAACATATCGCACCCCTGCTGGAGTATGTGGCCGGAGACCGGGTGATCTTTGATCTGCTGCTGCGTTATTCAGGATCCACCGGCACCGAAACGGATGAGGTCGTGACCGAAGGCTTCTACCGCCAGATCGCCATCTGGGGCGGTTGGATCGCGCAGCTGCAACAGGCAGGACTGGTGCGCGACGATTACCCGGCGCAATTCCTGGCCGAAGGCATTCAGGCCTTTCTCAATCAGGTGATCGCGATCTGGTTCTGCATGTCCAGTCCCAACGAACAGACCCCACTGGATGCGCTGCGCCCATTTCTAGAGGCCTGGTTGGCGCCGCAGGCCTGA
- a CDS encoding rhodanese-related sulfurtransferase, which translates to MYTIAALYHFTRFSDPDALRGPLLDLCLRQEVKGSLLLAREGINGTIAGPRAGIDAVLAHIRALPGCSDLEWKEATATDAPFGRMKVRLKKEIVTMGQPDVDPKARVGNYVEPEDWNDLIRSDDVVVIDTRNDYEVAIGTFEGAIDPETSSFREFPAWWEANKDRFHNKRVAMFCTGGIRCEKSTNFLLGQGVEDVYHLKGGILRYLEEVPEQDSSWQGECFVFDNRVSVGHGLKEGPHELCHGCRRPLLPEDKSRPEYEAGVSCHMCIHETSEADKARFRERQKQMQLARARGADHLGTIAL; encoded by the coding sequence ATGTACACCATCGCTGCCTTGTATCACTTCACCCGTTTTTCCGACCCCGACGCTTTGCGGGGGCCGCTGCTGGATCTCTGCCTAAGACAGGAGGTCAAAGGCTCTCTGTTGCTGGCGCGTGAGGGGATCAACGGCACCATTGCCGGTCCGCGCGCCGGGATCGACGCCGTGCTGGCGCATATCCGCGCCCTGCCCGGATGCAGCGACCTGGAGTGGAAAGAAGCGACCGCCACCGATGCGCCCTTTGGACGGATGAAAGTCCGTCTGAAAAAAGAGATCGTGACCATGGGCCAGCCCGATGTGGACCCCAAGGCCCGCGTCGGCAACTACGTCGAGCCGGAAGACTGGAACGATCTGATCCGCTCGGACGATGTGGTGGTGATCGACACCCGCAATGACTACGAGGTGGCGATCGGCACCTTCGAAGGCGCGATCGACCCCGAAACCAGCAGTTTCCGGGAATTCCCCGCCTGGTGGGAGGCCAACAAGGACCGTTTCCACAACAAGCGGGTTGCGATGTTCTGCACCGGCGGGATCCGCTGCGAGAAGTCCACCAATTTCCTGCTAGGTCAGGGCGTAGAGGATGTCTACCACCTGAAAGGCGGCATCCTGCGCTATCTGGAAGAGGTTCCGGAACAGGACAGCAGCTGGCAGGGGGAGTGCTTTGTCTTCGACAACCGTGTCTCTGTCGGGCACGGGCTGAAGGAAGGTCCGCATGAGCTGTGCCACGGCTGTCGTCGCCCGCTGCTGCCCGAGGACAAGTCGCGCCCCGAGTACGAGGCCGGGGTCTCCTGTCATATGTGCATCCATGAGACCAGCGAGGCCGACAAAGCCCGGTTCCGGGAGCGGCAGAAGCAAATGCAACTGGCCCGGGCGCGCGGGGCGGATCATCTGGGCACGATTGCTCTTTAA
- the dnaN gene encoding DNA polymerase III subunit beta, with protein MKISIERGTLLKAVAQAQSVVERRNTIPILANVLIEAEGDTAQFRATDLDIEVVDKAPAQVERAGATTVAATTLHEIVRKLPDGALVTLTADAATGRLTVEAGRSNFSLATLPREDFPVMASSEYHSNFTANAAMLRRLFDKSKFAISTEETRYYLNGVYMHVADSSEGGKALRCVATDGHRLARIDAPLPMGAEDMPGVIVPRKTVGELRKLLDDDEMDIAVSVSETKVRFATPNITLTSKVIDGTFPDYTRVIPVGNTRRLEVDAAEFAKAVDRVATVSSERSRAVKLQLEEDRLILSVNAPDSGAAEEELAVAYSDERLEIGFNAKYLLEIASQVDRENAVFLFNSSGDPTLMREGNDESAVYVVMPMRV; from the coding sequence ATGAAGATCAGCATCGAACGCGGCACGCTTCTCAAGGCTGTGGCCCAGGCACAATCGGTCGTAGAGCGGCGTAACACCATTCCGATCCTCGCCAATGTGCTGATCGAAGCCGAGGGCGATACCGCCCAGTTCCGCGCCACCGATCTGGACATCGAAGTGGTCGACAAGGCCCCCGCGCAGGTTGAGCGCGCCGGGGCGACCACCGTGGCTGCGACCACCCTGCATGAAATTGTGCGCAAACTGCCCGATGGCGCGCTCGTGACCCTGACGGCCGATGCCGCCACAGGCCGCCTGACGGTCGAGGCAGGCCGGTCGAACTTCTCGCTGGCGACCCTGCCGCGCGAAGATTTCCCGGTAATGGCCTCGTCCGAGTATCATTCGAATTTCACCGCCAACGCGGCCATGCTGCGTCGCCTGTTCGACAAGTCGAAATTTGCGATTTCGACCGAAGAGACGCGCTACTACCTGAACGGTGTCTACATGCATGTGGCCGACAGCTCCGAAGGCGGCAAGGCACTGCGCTGCGTGGCGACCGATGGTCACCGTCTGGCGCGGATCGATGCGCCGCTGCCGATGGGCGCCGAGGATATGCCGGGCGTGATCGTGCCGCGTAAAACCGTGGGTGAGCTGCGCAAGCTGCTGGACGATGACGAGATGGACATCGCCGTTTCGGTCTCCGAAACCAAGGTCCGCTTTGCCACGCCGAATATCACCCTGACCTCCAAGGTAATCGACGGCACCTTCCCGGATTACACCCGCGTCATTCCGGTGGGGAACACCCGCCGTCTGGAAGTGGATGCAGCCGAATTCGCCAAGGCTGTGGACCGGGTCGCCACCGTCTCTTCGGAACGTTCCCGCGCGGTCAAGCTGCAGCTGGAAGAAGATCGCCTGATCCTGTCGGTCAACGCGCCCGACAGCGGCGCAGCCGAGGAAGAGCTGGCGGTTGCCTACAGCGACGAGCGCCTGGAAATCGGCTTTAACGCCAAGTATCTCTTGGAGATCGCCAGCCAGGTGGACCGGGAAAACGCGGTGTTCCTGTTCAACTCCTCCGGCGATCCGACCCTGATGCGCGAAGGCAATGACGAAAGCGCGGTTTACGTCGTCATGCCGATGCGCGTCTGA
- the pncA gene encoding bifunctional nicotinamidase/pyrazinamidase produces MPSALIVIDVQNDFCSGGALAVAGGEEVTAPINAMMDRYDAVILTQDWHPAGHSSFASSHPGEAAFGLVEMPYGPQVLWPDHCVQGTPGAAFHKDLRQDGDLIIRKGFRAAVDSYSAFFENDKTTPTGLEGYLRNRDLMDLTLVGLATDFCVAFSALDAARLGFDVRVDLSACRAIDLEGSLNTALKDMQEAGVHLGQGPA; encoded by the coding sequence ATGCCCAGTGCTTTGATCGTTATAGATGTTCAGAATGACTTTTGCTCTGGTGGTGCGCTTGCAGTGGCCGGCGGCGAAGAGGTCACCGCTCCGATCAACGCCATGATGGATCGCTATGATGCGGTCATCCTGACCCAGGACTGGCACCCGGCGGGACACTCCTCCTTTGCCTCCAGCCATCCGGGCGAAGCTGCCTTTGGCCTGGTCGAGATGCCTTATGGACCGCAGGTTCTGTGGCCCGATCACTGTGTGCAGGGTACCCCCGGCGCTGCCTTTCACAAGGATCTGCGGCAGGACGGGGATCTGATCATCCGTAAAGGGTTTCGTGCGGCAGTGGACAGCTATTCGGCCTTTTTCGAGAACGACAAGACCACGCCGACCGGGCTTGAAGGATACCTGCGCAATCGGGACTTGATGGATCTGACGCTGGTAGGCCTGGCAACGGATTTCTGCGTTGCCTTCTCGGCGCTGGATGCCGCGCGGCTGGGATTTGATGTCCGGGTTGATCTCTCGGCCTGCCGTGCCATCGATCTGGAGGGATCGCTCAATACAGCCTTGAAGGACATGCAGGAGGCGGGTGTCCATTTGGGCCAGGGACCTGCTTAG
- a CDS encoding LysE family translocator: MTLSIWDLVLYAGGLFVLFLTPGPVWLALLARAVSGGFHAAWPLALGVACGDILWPLVAVAGMSWLVSEFAGIMTVLRWVACLMFLFMGITLIRHAGARIQENSALLRPGTWAGFMAGIAVILGNPKAILFYMGLLPGFFDLSAVTKVDVAVIVTLSFLVPLMGNLILAALVHRLRALLSSPSALKKVNLVSGGLLICVGLIIPFS, encoded by the coding sequence ATGACCCTGTCGATCTGGGATCTGGTGCTTTATGCGGGCGGGCTGTTCGTTCTGTTCCTCACCCCGGGTCCGGTCTGGCTGGCGCTGCTGGCGCGGGCGGTGTCCGGCGGGTTTCATGCTGCCTGGCCACTGGCGTTGGGAGTGGCTTGCGGCGATATTCTGTGGCCGCTGGTGGCGGTGGCGGGCATGTCCTGGCTGGTGTCCGAATTTGCAGGCATCATGACCGTCCTGCGCTGGGTCGCCTGCCTGATGTTCCTGTTCATGGGCATCACCCTGATCCGCCACGCGGGCGCGCGCATTCAGGAAAATAGCGCGCTGCTCCGGCCCGGCACCTGGGCTGGGTTCATGGCCGGGATTGCCGTTATTCTGGGCAACCCCAAGGCGATCCTGTTCTACATGGGGCTGCTGCCGGGGTTCTTTGATCTGTCTGCGGTCACGAAGGTGGATGTGGCAGTGATCGTGACGCTGTCCTTTCTGGTGCCGCTGATGGGTAACCTGATACTGGCGGCGCTGGTGCACCGGTTGCGGGCGTTGCTGTCGTCGCCATCGGCGTTGAAGAAGGTCAACCTGGTGTCCGGCGGCCTCTTGATCTGCGTCGGGCTGATCATTCCCTTTTCCTGA